In Solenopsis invicta isolate M01_SB chromosome 13, UNIL_Sinv_3.0, whole genome shotgun sequence, one DNA window encodes the following:
- the LOC105202358 gene encoding 28S ribosomal protein S2, mitochondrial, with product MMSIFGRRILSYNFSKEWHCLRSVTRNTYFRQCQLSTQSQPNTEEADLSNVPESSEVTTLDPLIHPDFFQVHKLFTVKDLYDARVHYGHKETSLNEHMETFIFGSRLGHLIIDLDQTAELLRQALNFTAHIAFRGGIILFISRNPQVTHLVDKTARECKEYSQTRFWRHGLFPNSRNQFKATTRLPDLCIFLGTLDTVMSEHKAVRHAAKMCIPSVGIVDTNCNPNLITYPVPGNDDSPCAIELYCSLFKEAIMRGKRARERLMQYADEHVDKPDK from the exons ATGATGTCCATATTTGGGAGGCGAATACTTTCTTACAACT TTTCAAAGGAATGGCATTGTTTGCGATCTGTAACCCGTAATACTTATTTTCGACAATGTCAATTGTCAACTCAATCTCAACCGAACACAGAAGAAGCCG ATCTATCCAATGTTCCGGAAAGTTCAGAGGTCACGACGTTAGATCCGCTGATACATCCTGATTTTTTCCAAGTGCATAAGCTGTTTACCGTGAAAGACCTTTATGACGCGAGGGTGCACTATGGTCACAAGGAGACCTCGCTGAACGAGCACATGGAGACGTTTATATTTGGCTCGAGACTAGGCCACTTGATAATCGACCTGGATCAGACTGCCGAGCTGCTGAGGCAGGCGTTGAACTTCACTGCTCATATCGCCTTTCGGGGCGGCATAATCCTCTTCATCTCGCGCAATCCCCAGGTCACGCATCTGGTGGACAAAACGGCCAGGGAGTGCAAGGAGTACTCGCAAACGAGATTCTGGCGGCACGGGCTGTTCCCGAACTCACGGAATCAGTTCAAAGCGACGACGCGGCTGCCAGACTTGTGTATCTTCCTTGGCACCCTTGACACTGTCATGTCTGAACACAAAGCAGTGAGACACGCGGCGAAAATGTGCATACCCAGCGTCGGCATAGTTGACACGAACTGCAATCCGAATCTTATAACGTACCCCGTGCCCGGAAATGACGATTCTCCGTGTGCCATCGAGCTTTACTGTTCGTTATTCAAAGAAGCTATTATGAGAGGGAAAAGAGCTAGGGAACGGCTAATGCAATATGCGGATGAACATGTGGATAAGCCTGACAAGTAA